Proteins encoded within one genomic window of Methanothermobacter tenebrarum:
- a CDS encoding ABC transporter permease: MNLRRILAVTKRVFRDIKNDKRTIGLMLIAPIFAMFVFGLAFSGNVEDIHVIVVNHDQGFQTPNGENISFSDKILSNLNNETLDIEYMDDEDKAIRKIEDGNVYAVIIFPENFTRNAYLGVEKFSPSFMRNSTVDSLPQAQIMIKDDESITTIKNSIIGAVQEAITETMKDEGIKFPVKVTQDAIYAKDADFIDSFVPGIMAFVVFLLATLLTLLAFVGERISGTLDRLMATPLQESEIVLGYALAFGTIGMIQAAFLLTVAVLVFNIMILGNVLLAFFVVALLAVVSQALGILLSSLAKREGQVIQFIPFIILPAFLLSGVFWPIEAIPRWLRPFSYMVPPTYAVDACRAIMLKGWGVSKIWPNIIALVIFAIFFLMVAVWSLKKGKD; this comes from the coding sequence ATGAATCTCCGAAGAATATTAGCCGTGACTAAAAGGGTTTTCAGAGACATTAAAAATGATAAAAGAACCATCGGATTAATGCTCATAGCCCCAATCTTTGCAATGTTCGTTTTTGGATTGGCCTTCAGTGGAAATGTTGAAGATATTCATGTTATAGTAGTCAACCATGACCAAGGATTCCAGACACCAAACGGTGAAAACATCTCTTTTTCAGATAAAATTTTATCAAATCTTAATAATGAAACTTTGGACATTGAGTACATGGACGACGAAGACAAAGCCATCAGAAAAATCGAAGATGGAAATGTGTATGCAGTTATAATTTTCCCTGAAAACTTCACCAGAAACGCTTACCTAGGAGTTGAAAAATTTAGTCCATCATTTATGCGCAATTCTACAGTCGATTCACTACCCCAAGCCCAGATCATGATAAAAGATGATGAAAGCATTACAACCATTAAAAATTCTATAATAGGAGCTGTCCAGGAAGCAATAACCGAGACAATGAAAGATGAGGGTATAAAATTCCCAGTTAAAGTTACTCAAGATGCAATCTATGCTAAAGACGCGGATTTTATAGATTCCTTCGTCCCGGGGATCATGGCCTTCGTTGTTTTCCTATTAGCAACACTCCTCACGCTACTTGCATTTGTCGGTGAGAGAATTTCAGGCACACTAGATAGGCTCATGGCAACACCACTCCAAGAAAGCGAGATAGTATTAGGCTACGCTTTAGCATTTGGGACAATAGGGATGATACAAGCGGCATTTCTCCTTACAGTGGCTGTGCTAGTCTTCAACATTATGATCCTTGGAAACGTTCTTTTAGCATTCTTTGTAGTGGCGCTCTTGGCGGTGGTCTCCCAAGCACTAGGCATATTGTTATCAAGCCTTGCGAAGAGAGAAGGACAAGTAATCCAATTCATACCCTTCATAATACTCCCCGCTTTCCTGCTTTCAGGCGTTTTCTGGCCCATAGAAGCAATCCCAAGGTGGTTAAGGCCATTTTCATATATGGTCCCTCCGACTTATGCAGTGGATGCTTGCCGTGCAATTATGCTCAAAGGATGGGGAGTCTCTAAGATCTGGCCTAATATCATCGCCCTTGTAATTTTTGCCATCTTTTTCCTTATGGTTGCGGTTTGGTCCTTGAAAAAGGGGAAAGATTGA